atttttctaattaaaattcaatttattaactaattatttaccAATCTTAGCGGGGTTTACACTATTCGAGTTGGACATCTCGCGTACGCGAGCAAGGAGCTTGTGTACACGAGGAAGGAAAAATGTACGCCCACGCGAACATCTCAGTAACGCactcccacgcgtacgcatggcccCTGTTTTAGCAAACCTaagtttttatgttttaaagctAAATTTTGAACCTCTAAATGTCTATTTTCACTCTTTTAGCCCCTAAATCTCAGTTGTATGTTAAATGGTGAGTAGAAGGTAGGAAGAAGTAGTAACTTAAAGATGAAAAAAGTTCGAGAGGTAGTGAATTACGAATAAGAAGTGTGTAAATGTGATTGTggccccgggtagtaggcagtggcgatgtccacttgctccgggtatgagctatgaaagaagagtatgaagaaatgaatttaattatgGAGTAATAAATGAATGTATgtttgtgatacctgggtagtagcaaggatGGTGGTTCATCCCACTAgttccaggttaatgtttgagatttgataacgaTGATGCCTTATTTAAACtgaatgaatgtatgtttgagaccctgggtagtagcaatgatggtggttcgtcccgcttgctccaaGTCAGAGATTGTGATGCTTGGGAAGTAGCAAGGGTTGTAGTTTATCCCACTTGTtacaggttgagcttttaaacactcACCTGGGTAGTAGCCATAGTAatggttattccactggctctagattaagcgggtagtagcaagggggttgtagctcaaacccaCTTTCTCTGCAATAGGTGTTTCAGTCCATGGTTAgttaccaggacgtgtcgggttggctacataaccaacagatgatatcatcatgccataggacaggcatgcatcatatgcatttatgTGTTTTGATTGCTTGTGCATTAATTGGGATTGCCTAAATGATTTTAATATGCTAATTGTTATAGTTACTATCTGTATTACTTGTATTCTATCTATGTTTGTCATTGTCTGTTTGTTTGTCTATGTAAATTCACCGGAGTTGGAGGTTGGAGGGCAGATAGAGGATTGAGGGTTTTGATTAGATATTGATCAAGTTTAGAACCTTAGAGACCTACCCTCGTTTATGGTTTCAACTTTAGTTCCTTAAGatttataatctgagtgtcggcattctaggattgcctctagcTTTTCCGagaccttatttattatatatgtgggcactttaaccatactgagaaccttgattctcatcccatacaatatttttgtttttcaaatgtAGATTGAGAAGCACCACTCTGTATTCTGGAAGCTCGGATGAAGCGAAGAACTCTTGGGGCTCAGGGACgtattttgtttatatttatatatgtatgtagATTCTCCACcttgtatttttgtattttgtccttcctagaggttgacttagAGAAATAGGTATTTTGTCATATATTTAGGGTTACTCTTTTGggttatatatatgtatatgtatatatttgctTTTGCCAGTTCTAGCTTCGCGAGCCGAGTCAGAAGCCTTGCTATATGCATCCTTGATCCTATACTCTTGTTGTATATACATATATCTTACGTTTTTTCGTACGCAAGTTTTCCGTTTACGTAAGCGTTGTGCCCCTTTGTTTTAAacttttcttcaaaggctcctacctacaaacctttttcaaactatattatatatataagtattttatgtttagaggttgtaatacctcaccacccctgtcttatgacttaagcataagattcTGTGTGGTATGGTGTTACAACAATCCTTGCTACTGCCCAAGATCTCAAAATACATTTATTCAGTCTAAATCAATCATCATTATTATCAAATCTGAAACACTAACttggagcaagcgggacgaaccacaataTCCTTGCTAATGCTCAGGTATCACAACCATACATTCATTCGAAAttccataattaaactcatttttcATAATTCTTCTTCTCCGTCTCATACCCTGAGCAAGTGAACAttgccactgcctactacccggggtcaCAATCACATTTACTTACAAACCAGCATTTTCGTTAAACTTTTCAACTTACATCATCCCTTCACAATCTttcttcactcgcaagttattACCCTCTTAATGTTCAACTCcctcaatataattaaacttaacTTTAGGGCACTGGAGAGTAAAAATAGATGTTTAGAAGATCAAAATTAggttttaaaacataaaatttacTTTGCTGAAAATAGGATCTCGCGTACGCGTCGGTcccgcgtacgcgtgggtgcgttTGTGCGTTTTTTCCCTACTCACATACGCACGCCACCTCTCGCGTACGCGGGATAGCCAACCCAAAACGAACTTCGATGCTACGTGGGAGGCTTGTGTACACGAGTTAGGCAGAGTTGGCAAAAATCTTGAATACTGCAAAATTTTAGCTTTACACAGTAAACTTCCGATGTGCATAACTATCTcgtttcaaaatatttttctcccGTTCTTTGAACGACATAAACCTCACGGACccaattttcatataaaataaattcgAGGAAAATTGAGGTTTTGGAAGCCAAGTTATAGCTCGCCGAAGTTCGGCCAAAAATCAACTTTTCACAAAATTCTCAAAGATTTCTAAACCTCAATTTTCACAACAATTCCatttcaaccctttttaaaaCTTACCCAACCATATCAAACCAATTCCAAGCACTCCTCGACACATCAATTTTACTCCATATGACACCAATTTTACATATATAATACTCCCACACAATAATTCATTTCCAACAACAACATAATCTATATCAACAACTCACACACACACTCAACTATTCCACATTTAATCTGACACAATATACATCATCACTATCATATCCAACCATTCAAGTTCAATAtacatcatcattatcattatcattatcatatTCATCATCAATTATCTCTACTAAACACAATACCAACACCACAACCAATGTAGTACCAACAACAACCTCAAACTCACTAATCATTGTGCAAATCAATCCATCACAAttatcaacaacaacaatatttcaattctatcttatagTTAAGTAGCCTAAGTTTTTACGACACATTATATTTTAGTTAcgagaaaccgaaaccataccttgatCGATTTTCGTAAGGCTCGTAACACCACAATTAGCACCATTCCGCACAAACCCACAGCCCCCAGAATCTCTCCAACTGAATTCCAAAATCTTATAAAGGAAAAAATGCGCTCAACATGCAACTAATTTGTATTTACATATTTACTTCTAATCTTTTGTAGGTGAGAGTTATGTGGAAAAATTACTTTTCTGCTTATTAACAAGACACTTGTCAaccatttaaataaaatatttattgatCAATTAGTTTATACATTTGTCATGCGTTGGACCTGCTACTACTCTCTTATTATATTGTATATTAATAAATAGATAGATATACAATTGTATTATAAtagtaagagatagagctaaataaaatattaaaaaaagacaaaaaatatttatataataaaataagactaaaataaattttaaaaagactaaattaaaatttatgtataatttatatgtcaaaaattaaaattatttgtcATTGTGCTGCCCTGTGCTGCTTTGCATAACACCAATCGTcttctaatattaaaataaaaatgtattataATGGTACATAATACCAAACGTCTtctaatatcaaaattaaaataaattagtcGAAGgagactttttttattttaaaaagaaagattttaattttaataatattaaaagagtattttataatatattttaattataaaaataataatatataataaatataatagttaatagaattttataaaattaataatatataatagataatagatTTTTAGAGGTATCGTGTATTCGTGTTTTAGAAAAAAATCATTTCCCAATTTTCATCGCCCCCTAGGGTTAGTTAATTCTCGTAAGTTGTCACCTTCTACCAAAGCCATAAGCCGCTATACACCCCTCACTGCACTCCTTAGTCCTTAGCTTCAATCTTCCCTCCTCACTCACTACCGACTCCGCCGCATACTTCGTTGTCGGGTTGCTGTTATCCGTCGTATTCACCGGCGGAGCAACCACTGAATCCATCCTGCGCTTTAGCTCCTTCCaggtattatatatatatatttctttctctctctctctctctctctctctctctctgtgttGAGGGGTATCGGTGTGCCCTCACTTGTGCTTTTGGTTATGTAATtcggtgtttgagttattggtTTAGTGGGAGTGTTTGATTTGATTACTTTTGAACTTGCGGCTTTTTGGAGCAGCTGCAATAAACCTTGATCGTTCGGGATTTGGATGTATGGATTGTTAAGAATCTTGAAGAGCTTAATTTGTTCTTTGGACAATTTACTTATGATTTCTTCTTTTCCCATGTATATAGTTTTTTTGGAGAGGATCATGACACATTCGAATCTTCTTGTAATAATTAGCAATTGCCATTTCtttcttattctattttattttattttatattattttaatcctctctttttctttttctttttctttttttaaactCCGCTTAGAGTGGTGTTATCGTGCTGAAGAGATAAGTAAGAAAATGTTGCTACTTAATTGGTACCCAAAAGTTATCAATAAGGAACTAGATAAGGGATAGTGGTGGAGAGTTAATATGTGTTGTTTCTTGTAAGAATAGGATCAATGTTACCAGTTGCTAAGTAATTTGGCCAAAAGATTCTTACCTAACATTTTAAtgtattatactattatatctTTCTTCTATTATGTGTGCATTGGTAGCACTTATTAAAGCCACACCTCATGCTTGGCAGTTCGCATGATGGTTTCtccaaaatataaaatcaattattggcttttattttttcttccccccccccccccccccccaaacaATTGTGCTGAGTTTTGGAATTGTTGTTGGAAACTGTAATTATGATTGGAGATAGTACATTGATAATCCTTGagtttgaaaagattttattagCAGCTTTTGTGGATATCTGGTAGTCGATTCAACATCACCACCACTCTCAATTTAAACCTTTCTGCTATCGATGTCCCCATTGATTAATTAGTTGTAGAGTTATCCAAGTACCTAGCCATTTGTGAAAGGTTATGTGTACAGCTTACAACAAGTTATTTTTCGAAATTGTAGGTTTTTTTTTCTCCATTTTCAGAGAAATAATTAATCTGCATTTAGCATTAATTGATGGGCTCCATAGATGATTTGTGTGTCATATACTCATGTATGGTATTGAACAGAAAATTGTGTATATTCTAAGGCAGATTTCTTGTTCTGTGATGCATGTAGATATTTCAGCATCAAGTATTGTCAAATTCTTCATTTAACTGAAGTTTCCATCGAAAAAGCCAAGATGTCGAGGAAGGGTTTGATGGAACAGGACCTGAGTAAGTTGGACGTGACAAAATTGCATCCACTTTCTCCGGAAGTCATATCTCGGCAGGCTACAATTAATATTGGTAACAGTTTTTCTCAAATCTTTGGTTCCAGTAATGTGAAATCCACTACAGTCTACAGCCATATTGgaatttagaatattttatcattaaataaaaaattatgtgcTTCTTTCATATTGATGCTGTTAATGCTGATGGATTGTCTGCTGACAGGCACCATAGGGCATGTGGCACATGGCAAATCAACTGTTGTGAAAGCAATATCAGGTGTTCAGGTATTCCTTggcttttaatatttttctcttgatttgtctttttttttttttggggggggggggggggggggaggggaGGGCATCTGTAAAGAAGGTAACTCATTGTCATAATCTCATGATTTGTAAGGATTTTTGCTTAGAACAGATGTTTTGCACGATTTACATCGGCATGTATTTATATGCTTGTGAAATATGTTTGTAAAGAACTATGAAGTTGGCTTCCCCTAACCCATAATCATTGGATTTTGATTTGTCATATATGATAAATTATCCAGTTATATTTACTCACTTGAGCCAAGTTTTTCTGGATGCCCTTCTGAACAGCTTTCAATTCTTAGAGCTATTTAGTAACTGGTTTGACGACttatatttcatttaaatttttaaaaataccttttttaatctattttttttttggttacaTTTTCAGTTTTAGTTTGTCAATGATTTTATAGGCTTCCCTTGAGCCTTGGATATTTGAAGTGTTAACTGCTGTGGTTTCCTATGAATGTCTAGACCGTGCGTTTTAAAAATGAGTTGGAGAGAAACATCACAATCAAGCTTGGCTATGCAAATGCAAAGATATATAAGTGTGAAGATGATAGGTGTCCAAGGCCTATGTGCTACAAGTAGGTAGTTATTTTGCAGTTGTTCTTATATTATCATTTATCAAGGTCTTTTGGGACTAGTGGCATGATCTGTTTTCTTTTAAAGGGCTTATGGAAGTGGAAAGGAAGATAGTCCAATGTGTGATGTGCCAGGGTTTGAAAACTCCAAGATGAAGTTGCTGAGACATGTTTCTTTTGTGGATTGCCCAGTAAAGTTCTAAACTTTAATTTGCTATTCAGTGCTGTTTCTgcaataattttgtttttttttttttgccccTTCCTAATATTACGACGCGGTCTGGAATTTCGATATTCATGTTGGTTGGGGTATCTTTTTTCAAGGCGCGTTGTATTGCCAGCTAACGGTCAATCATCATGATGAGTTCAATATTATTTCACCAATTTCTGTAGGGACATGATATTCTTATGGCCACAATGCTTAATGGAGCTGCAATCATGGATGGAGCTTTACTACTCATAGCTGCCAATGAGAGTTGCCCGCAACCACAAACCTCTGAACATTTAGCTGCTGTGGAAATTATGCGTCTACAGCACATAATAATTCTTCAGAACAAGGTTGATCTGATTCAAGAGAATGTGGCAATGAATCAGCATGATACAATTAAAAAGTTCATTGAAGTAAGTTTTCTATGAAAAGGTTTATGCTATACAAGTTATTCTCTCTTAAATGACTAATGTACTCCCGTCTTTTGGTGGTTTACTGGCTTGATATAGGGAACTGTAGCTGATAGTGCACCAGTGGTACCTATTTCAGCACAACTGAAGTATAATATTGATGTTGTGTGTGAGTATATTGTGAAAAAGATCCCAATCCCAGAAAGAAATTTTACTTCTCCACCCAATATGATTGTTATTCGGTCATTTGACGTTAATAAACCTGGGTTCGAGGTTGACGAAATAAAAGGAGGTGTAGCTGGTGGAAGTATCCTGAGGGTAAGTCTTGGTAAATATTCCAATACTGTACAAGAATGCTGCTTATACTGTATGAATCACAGACACGAGACATGACATGACACGAGACACGCGGTGTcttttttagataaattgtagtaatatcttaatatttattgatatcaaagtacaaactaattgttaaaaaatgtttctaatgtctttttctaaattatataaagcattaaagttaattttttaataaacaatAATCTATACTATTTCTAAATGCATTTCAAGAATATAGGTCAAGAATAAAGTTGGACATGCCAACGTATGATGATATTTGGGTGTCCATGCGTGTCCGGCAaaacattttttgttttttattaagACAGTTGGACATGAAAGACACGGGCCAAACAAATCTTGGATTAGTGTTGTGTTTGAAATATGTTGACACGTGGACACGGAAGCTAAATTGTCCATGCCCATAGCATACCATGACAATCTTGCTGAACATGTCTGAAAATTTATTCCTGCAGGGCGTTTTGAGGGTCAACCAATTCATTGAAGTTCGACCTGGGATAGTTGTGAAAGATGAGAGTGGAAATATCAGATGCACACCCATATACTCTAGAATAGTTTCATTATTTGCCGAGCAAAATGAGCTTCAATTTGCTGTGCCAGGAGGTTTAATTGGTGTTGGAACAACAATGGATCCCACTTTGACCCGTGCTGACAGGTTGGTCGGGCAAGTTCTAGGAGAGGTTGGATCACTGCCGGAGGTCTTTGTTGAACTTGAGGTAGGTGACTGTATCTACTAACTATTTTTCAGTTTATGCAT
The genomic region above belongs to Arachis stenosperma cultivar V10309 chromosome 5, arast.V10309.gnm1.PFL2, whole genome shotgun sequence and contains:
- the LOC130982810 gene encoding eukaryotic translation initiation factor 2 subunit gamma-like — encoded protein: MSRKGLMEQDLSKLDVTKLHPLSPEVISRQATINIGTIGHVAHGKSTVVKAISGVQTVRFKNELERNITIKLGYANAKIYKCEDDRCPRPMCYKAYGSGKEDSPMCDVPGFENSKMKLLRHVSFVDCPGHDILMATMLNGAAIMDGALLLIAANESCPQPQTSEHLAAVEIMRLQHIIILQNKVDLIQENVAMNQHDTIKKFIEGTVADSAPVVPISAQLKYNIDVVCEYIVKKIPIPERNFTSPPNMIVIRSFDVNKPGFEVDEIKGGVAGGSILRGVLRVNQFIEVRPGIVVKDESGNIRCTPIYSRIVSLFAEQNELQFAVPGGLIGVGTTMDPTLTRADRLVGQVLGEVGSLPEVFVELEVNFFLLRRLLGVRTKGSERQGKVSKLAKAEMLMLNIGSMSTGARVVAVKNDLAKLQLTSPVCTNKGEKIALSRRVEKHWRLIGWGQIQAGITLDVPAAPTELK